A window of Procambarus clarkii isolate CNS0578487 chromosome 69, FALCON_Pclarkii_2.0, whole genome shotgun sequence contains these coding sequences:
- the LOC123772117 gene encoding amidophosphoribosyltransferase isoform X1: protein MTSRIQDPSPSSPPLLSWGSSSPLEGRGAPGGTGGVSWGNLEDTAESEGLREACGVFGCVLTKDADPQAVNVAHVIYVGLVALQHRGQESAGIVTSEGRGSMELHYHKGNGLVATIFSDDKLSKLKGKVGIGHSRYCTAGGRDPSNTQPFMVHTRHGPLATAHNGELINAVALRKTVLDRGVGLSTQSDSELITQMLSQTPPRGEKSGPDWGARIRHLMEATPTAYSLVLLHEDKIYGVRDPFGNRPLCIGRLMPVKDIYDGMDSPKPLGWVLSSESCAFQSVGATLMREVYPGEIVELGPEGVRSLDIVPRPKPAKPFSEAHEDPNHTDHADILQGPPPAFCIFEYVYFARADSIYEGQQVYSVRQRCGRQLAIESPVEADIISTVPESATPAAIGFSLQSGIPYVEVLCKNRYVGRSFIQPDTRSRQLAVAKKFGALTENLAGRRVVLVDDSIVRGTTVGPIIRLLRQSGAREVHIRIASPPIHHPCYMGINIPTRGELIANKKPPEELAKFIGADSLAYLSIDGLVKAVKDGVVSKNCTPSGHCTACLDGKYPVHLEW, encoded by the exons ATGACCTCGCGTATCCAAGACCCAAGCCCTTCGAGCCCTCCGCTCTTGAGCTGGGGTTCGAGCAGCCCCCTAGAGGGCCGTGGTGCCCCTGGGGGTACAGGCGGCGTGTCCTGGGGCAACCTGGAGGACACGGCTGAGAGCGAGGGGCTGAGGGAGGCCTGCGGTGTGTTTGGCTGTGTCCTAACTAAGGACGCCGACCCTCAGGCCGTCAACGTCGCCCACGTTATCTACGTGGGTCTGGTGGCTCTCCAACACAG AGGTCAGGAGAGCGCTGGCATCGTCACCAGCGAGGGTCGAGGTAGCATGGAACTTCATTACCACAAAGGAAACGGACTTGTAGCAACCATCTTCTCCGACGACAAGCTCAGCAAACTCAAAG GTAAGGTGGGTATAGGGCACTCCCGGTACTGTACAGCCGGTGGGCGTGACCCCTCCAACACGCAACCCTTCATGGTCCACACCAGACATGGTCCGCTCGCCACTGCTCACAATGGTGAACTCATCAATGCTGTCGCCCTGCGTAAGACG GTTTTGGACAGAGGTGTTGGTTTATCAACACAGTCAGACTCTGAGCTGATCACACAGATGCTGTCACAGACACCACCTCGAGGAGAGAAATCTGGTCCTGACTGGGGTGCCCGGATACGACATCTGATGGAAGCTACTCCCACTGCATACTCCCTGGTCTTGCTGCACGAGGATAAGATATATGGCGTGAGGGACCCTTTTGGCAACCGGCCCCTCTGTATAGGCCGACTCATGCCTGTAAAGGATATTTATG ATGGAATGGATTCGCCAAAACCTCTAGGCTGGGTCCTTAGTTCAGAGTCTTGTGCATTCCAGTCTGTGGGTGCTACACTTATGCGAGAG GTTTATCCGGGCGAAATAGTGGAGCTGGGTCCAGAGGGTGTGCGATCGCTTGACATTGTACCCCGGCCAAAGCCTGCCAAGCCATTCAGTGAAGCGCACGAAGACCCCAACCACACTGACCATGCTGATATCCTCCAGGGACCACCCCCTGCCTTCTGTATCTTCGAATATGTTTATTTTGCTCGGGCCGATTCTATATATGAAG GTCAACAAGTATACAGCGTGCGACAACGATGTGGGCGGCAGCTAGCTATAGAATCTCCTGTTGAAGCCGACATTATTTCCACAGTTCCAGAGTCTGCTACACCAGCAGCCATTGGATTTTCTCTTCAG TCTGGTATCCCATATGTAGAAGTATTGTGCAAGAATCGTTATGTTGGACGTAGTTTCATCCAACCCGACACTCGATCCAGACAGCTTGCTGTTGCCAAGAAATTTGGTGCTTTGACTGAAAATCTTGCAGGCCGTAGAGTTGTTCTGGTGGACGACTCAATTGTGAGAGGTACCACTGTAGGACCTATTATCAGACTGCTGCGACAATCTGGTGCTCGGGAG GTTCACATTCGTATTGCCTCGCCACCAATTCATCACCCATGTTACATGGGCATTAACATTCCAACACGAGGAGAACTCATTGCGAACAAGAAGCCACCTGAGGAGCTCGCAAAATTTATCG GAGCAGACAGCTTGGCATACCTGAGTATTGATGGCCTGGTGAAGGCAGTGAAGGATGGTGTCGTCAGTAAAAATTGTACACCATCCGGCCATTGTACTGCGTGTCTTGATGGAAAGTATCCTGTACATCTTGAATGGTAG
- the LOC123772117 gene encoding amidophosphoribosyltransferase isoform X2, which yields MGGQESAGIVTSEGRGSMELHYHKGNGLVATIFSDDKLSKLKGKVGIGHSRYCTAGGRDPSNTQPFMVHTRHGPLATAHNGELINAVALRKTVLDRGVGLSTQSDSELITQMLSQTPPRGEKSGPDWGARIRHLMEATPTAYSLVLLHEDKIYGVRDPFGNRPLCIGRLMPVKDIYDGMDSPKPLGWVLSSESCAFQSVGATLMREVYPGEIVELGPEGVRSLDIVPRPKPAKPFSEAHEDPNHTDHADILQGPPPAFCIFEYVYFARADSIYEGQQVYSVRQRCGRQLAIESPVEADIISTVPESATPAAIGFSLQSGIPYVEVLCKNRYVGRSFIQPDTRSRQLAVAKKFGALTENLAGRRVVLVDDSIVRGTTVGPIIRLLRQSGAREVHIRIASPPIHHPCYMGINIPTRGELIANKKPPEELAKFIGADSLAYLSIDGLVKAVKDGVVSKNCTPSGHCTACLDGKYPVHLEW from the exons ATGGG AGGTCAGGAGAGCGCTGGCATCGTCACCAGCGAGGGTCGAGGTAGCATGGAACTTCATTACCACAAAGGAAACGGACTTGTAGCAACCATCTTCTCCGACGACAAGCTCAGCAAACTCAAAG GTAAGGTGGGTATAGGGCACTCCCGGTACTGTACAGCCGGTGGGCGTGACCCCTCCAACACGCAACCCTTCATGGTCCACACCAGACATGGTCCGCTCGCCACTGCTCACAATGGTGAACTCATCAATGCTGTCGCCCTGCGTAAGACG GTTTTGGACAGAGGTGTTGGTTTATCAACACAGTCAGACTCTGAGCTGATCACACAGATGCTGTCACAGACACCACCTCGAGGAGAGAAATCTGGTCCTGACTGGGGTGCCCGGATACGACATCTGATGGAAGCTACTCCCACTGCATACTCCCTGGTCTTGCTGCACGAGGATAAGATATATGGCGTGAGGGACCCTTTTGGCAACCGGCCCCTCTGTATAGGCCGACTCATGCCTGTAAAGGATATTTATG ATGGAATGGATTCGCCAAAACCTCTAGGCTGGGTCCTTAGTTCAGAGTCTTGTGCATTCCAGTCTGTGGGTGCTACACTTATGCGAGAG GTTTATCCGGGCGAAATAGTGGAGCTGGGTCCAGAGGGTGTGCGATCGCTTGACATTGTACCCCGGCCAAAGCCTGCCAAGCCATTCAGTGAAGCGCACGAAGACCCCAACCACACTGACCATGCTGATATCCTCCAGGGACCACCCCCTGCCTTCTGTATCTTCGAATATGTTTATTTTGCTCGGGCCGATTCTATATATGAAG GTCAACAAGTATACAGCGTGCGACAACGATGTGGGCGGCAGCTAGCTATAGAATCTCCTGTTGAAGCCGACATTATTTCCACAGTTCCAGAGTCTGCTACACCAGCAGCCATTGGATTTTCTCTTCAG TCTGGTATCCCATATGTAGAAGTATTGTGCAAGAATCGTTATGTTGGACGTAGTTTCATCCAACCCGACACTCGATCCAGACAGCTTGCTGTTGCCAAGAAATTTGGTGCTTTGACTGAAAATCTTGCAGGCCGTAGAGTTGTTCTGGTGGACGACTCAATTGTGAGAGGTACCACTGTAGGACCTATTATCAGACTGCTGCGACAATCTGGTGCTCGGGAG GTTCACATTCGTATTGCCTCGCCACCAATTCATCACCCATGTTACATGGGCATTAACATTCCAACACGAGGAGAACTCATTGCGAACAAGAAGCCACCTGAGGAGCTCGCAAAATTTATCG GAGCAGACAGCTTGGCATACCTGAGTATTGATGGCCTGGTGAAGGCAGTGAAGGATGGTGTCGTCAGTAAAAATTGTACACCATCCGGCCATTGTACTGCGTGTCTTGATGGAAAGTATCCTGTACATCTTGAATGGTAG
- the Paics gene encoding bifunctional phosphoribosylaminoimidazole carboxylase/phosphoribosylaminoimidazole succinocarboxamide synthetase encodes MTEPSAGAVIIEGKTKVVHEVIGDPNRVLVVNKDRITAGDGARAHDLEGKAVISNATNGKVFAFLRKAGIKTAWLETYDGKAYLARKCHMVPLEWVTRRVATGSFLRRHVGVTEGYRFTPPKMETFYKDDANHDPQWSEEQVIEAKLKVGGVVIGRHEYDIMARTTVAVFEVLERAWASLDCALIDMKIEFGIDAETNDILVSDTIDSDSWRLWPAGDKRLMKDKQVYRNLETVTDEALCQVKRNFQWVADKLDSFISTPKGLAIVLMGSTSDMEHCEKIRDHCKKLDVPCELRVTSAHKGTQETLAIIAQYEGLGIPVVFIAVAGRSNGLGPVTCANTCFPVINCPPLKPEEAARDIWSSLSLPSGMGCGTVLYPEAAAQSAASILALSDYLIWSRIRVKQLNLWISLKMADLKVCQNN; translated from the exons ATGACAG AGCCCAGTGCTGGTGCCGTGATCATCGAGGGGAAGACGAAGGTGGTTCATGAGGTGATTGGTGACCCGAATCGTGTTCTGGTGGTGAACAAGGACCGTATCACAGCTGGGGACGGTGCTAGAGCCCATGACCTGGAGGGCAAGGCTGTTATCTCCAATGCCACCAATGGCAAGGTCTTCGCGTTCCTTcggaaggcag GCATCAAAACTGCATGGCTGGAAACATATGATGGTAAGGCATACTTGGCTCGCAAATGTCACATGGTACCATTGGAGTGGGTGACACGTAGAGTTGCTACTGGATCCTTCTTACGCCGCCATGttggtgttacagagggctacagGTTTACACCCCCAAAAATGGAGACATTCTATAAG GATGATGCTAACCATGACCCACAATGGAGTGAGGAACAGGTTATTGAAGCAAAGCTGaaagttggtggtgtggtgattggtCGCCATGAGTACGATATTATGGCGCGTACAACAGTGGCAGTGTTTGAGGTGTTGGAGCGTGCATGGGCCTCCTTAGACTGTGCACTCATTGATATGAAGATTGAGTTTGGTATTGATGCAGAAACAA ATGACATCTTGGTCTCGGACACAATTGACTCTGACTCCTGGAGATTATGGCCTGCTGGTGACAAGAGACTCATGAAGGACAAACAG GTGTACCGCAATCTGGAAACTGTAACGGATGAGGCGCTGTGTCAGGTTAAGCGAAATTTCCAGTGGGTTGCAGACAAGTTGGATTCCTTCATCTCGACGCCAAAAGGATTGGCAA TAGTATTGATGGGGTCCACCTCCGATATGGAGCACTGTGAGAAAATCCGTGACCACTGTAAGAAGCTGGATGTCCCATGTGAGCTGCGTGTTACTTCTGCTCATAAAGGCACCCAGGAAACACTAGCTATCATTGCACAG TATGAAGGCCTTGGCATTCCAGTGGTGTTCATAGCAGTAGCTGGTCGAAGTAATGGCTTGGGTCCTGTTACTTGTGCCAACACGTGTTTCCCAGTCATAAACTGCCCACCACTCAAGCCTGAAGAGGCTGCAAGGGATATCTGGTCTTCACTTAGTCTGCCTTCAG GTATGGGATGTGGCACAGTACTGTACCCAGAAGCAGCTGCACAAAGTGCAGCCTCCATCCTGGCCCTCAGCGACTATTTAATTTGGTCCAGAATCAGAGTCAAGCAGCTCAATCTTTGGATCTCGCTGAAGATGGCCGATTTGAAAGTGTGCCAAAATAATTAA